In the Deinococcus budaensis genome, one interval contains:
- the aspS gene encoding aspartate--tRNA(Asn) ligase, with translation MTSEPQTGKPQTSERQPAPSQLQRTLSRDLPAHEGQTVKLQGFLHARRDLGGVQFLVLRDRAGVVQCVGSGLELPLPESSVEVVGRVAAHPKAPGGYEVHLQSLRVVTAAVEPSPVELPKLDWHVNPETLLDYRVVTVRGLKERAALKVQAELVAAFRDHLIHEGFTEISTPKIVSAGAEGGANLFPIDYFGQPAYLAQSPQLYKQIMVGVFERVFEVAPVYRAEEHATSRHLNEYLSLDVELGFIESEEDVMDLETRVLAAIMARLAERAQPELALLGAALPEVPAHIPRIPLLEARQLVQEKYGHAVHGKDLDPEAERLLSGHYAEAHGSDFVFVTKYPRAARPFYAHPELNADGSADAELTRGFDLLFRGIEITSGGQRIHDHAMLLESIAAYRLNPEALAGYTEVFKYGMPPHGGFAIGAERLTAKLLGISNVRYARAFPRDRHRLTP, from the coding sequence ATGACCAGCGAACCCCAGACCGGTAAACCCCAGACCAGTGAACGCCAGCCCGCTCCTTCGCAGCTTCAGCGGACGCTGAGCCGTGACCTGCCTGCCCATGAGGGGCAGACCGTGAAACTGCAAGGCTTCCTGCACGCCCGCCGCGACCTGGGGGGCGTGCAGTTTCTGGTGCTGCGCGACCGCGCCGGGGTGGTGCAGTGCGTGGGCAGCGGCCTGGAACTGCCGCTGCCGGAAAGCAGCGTGGAGGTCGTCGGCCGGGTCGCGGCGCACCCCAAGGCGCCCGGCGGCTACGAGGTGCACCTTCAGAGCCTGCGGGTCGTGACTGCGGCCGTGGAGCCGTCCCCGGTCGAGCTTCCCAAGCTGGACTGGCATGTCAACCCCGAAACGCTGCTGGACTACCGGGTGGTGACCGTGCGCGGCCTCAAGGAACGGGCGGCGCTGAAGGTGCAGGCCGAACTGGTGGCGGCCTTTCGCGACCACCTGATCCATGAGGGCTTCACCGAGATCAGCACGCCCAAGATCGTCTCGGCGGGGGCCGAGGGCGGCGCGAACCTCTTTCCCATCGACTACTTCGGGCAGCCCGCCTACCTCGCGCAGAGTCCGCAGCTGTACAAGCAGATCATGGTCGGCGTCTTCGAGCGGGTGTTCGAGGTCGCGCCCGTCTACCGCGCGGAGGAGCACGCGACCTCCCGCCACCTCAACGAATACCTCAGCCTCGACGTGGAGCTGGGCTTCATCGAGTCCGAGGAGGACGTGATGGACCTCGAAACCCGCGTCCTGGCCGCGATCATGGCCCGCCTCGCGGAGCGCGCGCAGCCCGAACTCGCGCTGCTGGGCGCCGCGCTGCCCGAGGTGCCCGCCCACATTCCCCGCATCCCGCTGCTGGAGGCCCGCCAGCTCGTGCAGGAGAAGTACGGCCACGCGGTCCACGGCAAGGACCTCGACCCGGAGGCCGAGCGGCTGCTCTCGGGGCACTACGCCGAGGCCCACGGCAGCGACTTCGTGTTCGTGACCAAGTATCCGCGCGCGGCCCGGCCCTTCTACGCGCACCCCGAGCTGAACGCGGACGGCAGCGCGGACGCCGAACTCACGCGCGGCTTCGACCTGCTGTTCCGGGGCATCGAGATCACCTCGGGCGGGCAGCGCATCCACGACCACGCGATGCTGCTCGAGTCTATCGCCGCCTACCGCCTCAACCCCGAGGCCCTGGCGGGCTACACCGAGGTCTTCAAGTACGGGATGCCCCCCCACGGCGGCTTCGCCATCGGGGCCGAGCGGCTGACCGCCAAGCTGCTGGGAATCAGCAACGTGCGCTACGCGCGGGCCTTCCCGCGTGACCGCCACCGCCTGACGCCCTGA
- a CDS encoding TetR/AcrR family transcriptional regulator, translating to MTRTRNPELTRAALLDAAGRVLQTQGAALSLDAVAREAGVSKGGLLHHYPSREALLSALAHELIARFRACVEQARAREVAAHGGAPGAWLRAYIEVSFTPQAGEEALIAALAPLAGHPELLAGLRAAQAFVVEEVEADGLPPGRAHAIRLACDALALGPLTGVPDLGAEGRAALREQLLAWTRG from the coding sequence ATGACCCGGACCCGGAATCCCGAACTTACCCGCGCGGCGCTGCTGGACGCGGCGGGGCGTGTGCTCCAGACGCAGGGAGCGGCGCTCTCGCTGGACGCCGTGGCCCGCGAGGCGGGCGTCAGCAAGGGCGGGTTGCTGCACCACTACCCCAGCCGCGAGGCGCTGCTCTCGGCGCTGGCGCACGAGCTGATCGCGCGTTTTCGGGCGTGTGTGGAACAGGCCCGCGCCCGCGAGGTCGCCGCGCACGGGGGGGCGCCGGGCGCCTGGCTGCGCGCCTATATCGAGGTGAGCTTCACGCCGCAGGCGGGCGAGGAAGCATTGATCGCCGCGCTCGCGCCGCTGGCGGGCCATCCCGAGCTGCTCGCGGGCTTACGGGCGGCGCAGGCGTTCGTCGTGGAGGAGGTTGAGGCGGACGGCCTGCCGCCGGGCCGCGCCCACGCGATCCGCCTCGCCTGCGACGCCCTGGCCCTGGGACCGCTGACCGGCGTGCCGGACCTGGGCGCCGAGGGGCGGGCCGCGCTGCGGGAGCAGCTGCTGGCCTGGACGCGGGGATGA
- a CDS encoding MFS transporter: protein MTGADTAALPGHLDPGPGWQRRYWAIFGGQALSLTGSALTQFVLLWWITDTTGSVSALATAGMAALLPQALLGPLGGTFADRYSRRLLMIGADTVSAACMLVLIFLFSTGRVELWHVYTMMFIRSSMQAFQAPAAAASTAMLVPADFLPRAAGLNQTLQGVMTVAAAPLGALAISVLPLGAALGIDVATALLGILPLLLFRIPQLRLSRGERAGVWAEFREGVRLVWGHPGLRRLYLLLGAVVLTVMPTFTLTPLLVKSHFGGGPGAVALMEGLSGVGMVAGGLAVAVLAPKRRVVTVLLALALSCLTVALTALAPGDAFWLAVVWWVVSGVTFSFGNAPMTAVLQTVIPNQLQGRALSLLSTVMGLAGPAGLALAGPLGEWAGVRGVFVVGGVLSALACLAGFLSPALLRLDRGAPLEAPGATLPTGGTGTGTAEARQDP, encoded by the coding sequence ATGACCGGCGCGGACACGGCGGCTCTCCCGGGCCACCTCGACCCCGGCCCGGGGTGGCAGCGGCGCTACTGGGCGATCTTCGGCGGGCAGGCGCTCTCGCTGACCGGCTCGGCGCTGACCCAGTTCGTGCTGCTGTGGTGGATCACAGACACGACCGGCAGCGTCTCGGCGCTGGCGACGGCGGGCATGGCCGCGCTGCTGCCCCAGGCGCTGCTGGGACCCCTGGGCGGCACCTTCGCCGACCGCTACAGCCGCCGCCTGCTGATGATCGGGGCTGATACGGTCAGCGCCGCGTGCATGCTGGTGCTGATCTTTCTGTTCAGCACGGGCCGGGTGGAACTGTGGCACGTCTACACCATGATGTTCATCCGCTCCTCGATGCAGGCGTTTCAGGCTCCGGCGGCGGCGGCCAGCACGGCGATGCTGGTGCCCGCCGACTTTTTGCCGCGGGCGGCGGGGCTGAACCAGACCCTCCAGGGCGTGATGACGGTCGCCGCCGCGCCGCTGGGCGCGCTCGCCATCAGCGTGCTGCCGCTGGGGGCGGCCCTGGGCATCGACGTGGCGACGGCGCTGCTGGGCATCTTGCCGCTGCTGCTGTTCCGCATTCCGCAGCTGCGCCTGTCCCGGGGGGAGCGCGCGGGTGTGTGGGCCGAGTTCCGCGAGGGGGTGCGGCTGGTCTGGGGCCATCCCGGGCTGCGGCGGCTGTACCTGCTGCTGGGCGCCGTCGTGCTGACGGTCATGCCCACCTTTACCCTGACGCCGCTGCTGGTGAAGTCGCATTTCGGGGGCGGGCCGGGGGCGGTCGCGCTGATGGAGGGACTGTCGGGGGTCGGCATGGTCGCGGGCGGGCTGGCGGTCGCCGTGCTGGCGCCGAAGCGGCGGGTGGTCACGGTGCTGCTGGCGCTGGCCCTGTCGTGCCTGACGGTGGCCCTGACCGCCCTGGCGCCCGGGGACGCCTTCTGGCTGGCGGTCGTGTGGTGGGTGGTGAGCGGTGTGACCTTTTCTTTCGGCAACGCGCCGATGACTGCCGTGCTCCAGACCGTGATTCCCAACCAGCTTCAGGGCCGGGCGCTGTCGCTGCTCTCCACCGTGATGGGGCTGGCGGGTCCCGCCGGGCTGGCGCTGGCCGGGCCGCTGGGCGAGTGGGCCGGGGTGCGCGGCGTCTTCGTGGTGGGGGGCGTGCTCTCGGCGCTGGCGTGCCTGGCGGGTTTTCTCTCGCCCGCCCTGCTGCGGCTGGACCGCGGCGCGCCCCTGGAGGCGCCGGGGGCCACCCTGCCGACGGGCGGGACCGGGACCGGGACCGCAGAGGCCCGTCAGGACCCCTGA
- a CDS encoding 3'(2'),5'-bisphosphate nucleotidase CysQ family protein, translating to MTRAPSSPFAAELDTAARLALEAGALLRAHLARGLTVEHKTGADDPVTAADREASELILAGLRAAFPEDGLLSEEAADDPTRLARQRVWIVDPIDGTKEFTSGSPDYAVSIGLAVGGEPVLGVVYAPAGDELFAGAVGGGVTKNGRAAGFSDRAGYVVSVSDTEFKRELHRHDLPGLVPSGSIALKLARIAAGEADVTFSMSPRSEWDLAGGHALLRAAGGELRRRDGRSIRYNLGRPHIEQGIIGGRLDALTWLEGELAARGLPTAHLGLTEADPAWATLPEADQAALRGHPGVFVRHAAGQVLALVVVGASGAVERASGDAFHLERLTRDVTRALGSSVLGSSALNTVGRAALPAAGGLD from the coding sequence ATGACCCGCGCCCCTTCTTCCCCATTCGCGGCCGAGCTGGACACCGCCGCCCGCCTGGCCCTGGAGGCCGGTGCGCTGCTCCGGGCACACCTGGCGCGCGGCCTGACCGTCGAGCACAAGACTGGCGCGGACGACCCCGTCACCGCCGCCGACCGCGAGGCGTCCGAGCTGATCCTGGCGGGGCTGCGCGCGGCCTTTCCGGAAGACGGGTTGCTCAGCGAGGAAGCCGCCGACGACCCCACGCGGCTGGCCCGGCAGCGGGTCTGGATCGTGGACCCCATCGACGGCACGAAGGAGTTCACCTCGGGCAGCCCCGACTACGCGGTCAGCATCGGCCTGGCGGTCGGCGGCGAACCCGTGCTGGGTGTGGTCTACGCGCCCGCTGGCGACGAGCTGTTCGCCGGAGCGGTCGGGGGAGGCGTGACCAAGAACGGGCGGGCGGCAGGCTTCAGCGACCGGGCCGGGTACGTGGTCAGCGTGTCGGACACCGAGTTCAAGCGGGAACTGCACCGCCATGACCTCCCCGGCCTGGTGCCCAGCGGCTCCATCGCCCTGAAGCTGGCGCGCATCGCGGCGGGCGAGGCGGACGTGACCTTTTCGATGTCCCCGCGTTCCGAATGGGACCTGGCGGGCGGGCACGCGCTGCTGCGGGCGGCGGGTGGCGAGTTGCGGCGGCGCGACGGGCGGAGCATTCGCTACAACCTCGGGCGGCCCCACATCGAGCAGGGGATCATCGGTGGGCGGCTGGACGCGCTGACGTGGCTGGAGGGCGAACTCGCCGCGCGCGGGCTGCCCACCGCCCACCTGGGGCTGACTGAAGCCGATCCCGCCTGGGCCACCCTCCCGGAGGCCGATCAGGCGGCCCTGCGCGGACACCCCGGCGTGTTCGTGCGCCACGCGGCCGGACAGGTGCTGGCGCTGGTGGTCGTGGGCGCCAGCGGCGCGGTCGAGCGGGCTTCAGGGGACGCCTTTCACCTCGAACGCCTGACACGCGACGTGACCCGGGCGCTGGGTTCATCAGTGCTGGGGTCTTCGGCGCTGAACACTGTCGGCCGGGCGGCGCTCCCGGCGGCCGGGGGGCTAGACTGA
- a CDS encoding GNAT family N-acetyltransferase, translating to MAADGTASGWGRVALKPVADFTPAEWSTLYRFFRDRELADWNDAKPIRLPEWLFRRVMLEEEQTGERAGFGVLSETGELIGSAELYDLRPPPPATPTTGTLGVMIGLRALWGQGYGREAVMALLNWAFRERGQPLTRVRLTTFGHNRRAQRAFLACGFREVGRSEGPGRTDVHMEITRGEWLDARAGA from the coding sequence ATGGCGGCGGACGGCACGGCGAGCGGGTGGGGGCGCGTGGCCCTCAAGCCCGTGGCCGACTTCACCCCCGCCGAGTGGAGCACGCTCTACCGCTTCTTCCGCGACCGCGAACTCGCGGACTGGAACGACGCCAAACCCATCCGGCTGCCCGAGTGGCTCTTTCGCCGGGTCATGCTGGAAGAAGAGCAGACCGGCGAGCGCGCGGGCTTCGGCGTGCTGAGCGAAACCGGCGAGCTGATCGGCAGCGCCGAGCTGTACGACCTGCGCCCACCGCCCCCCGCCACGCCGACCACCGGCACGTTGGGGGTGATGATCGGCCTGCGCGCGCTGTGGGGCCAGGGCTACGGGCGCGAGGCCGTGATGGCGCTGCTGAACTGGGCCTTTCGGGAGCGGGGGCAGCCCCTCACCCGGGTGCGCCTGACCACCTTCGGGCACAACCGCCGCGCCCAGCGGGCTTTCCTGGCCTGCGGCTTTCGCGAGGTCGGGCGCAGCGAAGGCCCCGGCCGCACCGACGTTCACATGGAGATCACGAGGGGAGAGTGGTTGGATGCGCGTGCTGGTGCCTGA
- a CDS encoding NAD(P)-dependent oxidoreductase: MRVLVPDLPAFRALRLEGLDLISYGPAGLPQGEADGLVLWLATAEQRGELLRWPGLKWVLTLTAGIDHVAGALAPDVTLYNAHRLHDHAVAVHAAAGMLAAARGLHHFRDAQHRGEWRPRRDLSTLDGARVVIWGYGHIGRILESLLAPFGVRVTGIRSSTPQAERDEALAEADWVVLLLPNTPQTRGIVGAEVLARLKPGAWLSNQGRGSLVQPEALLAALDSGHLGGAVLDVTDPEPLPPGHPLWSRENVILTPHIASTTADLVQRGAEYTRAFLEELRAGREPQGRVARGRGY, translated from the coding sequence ATGCGCGTGCTGGTGCCTGATCTGCCTGCGTTCCGGGCGTTGCGGCTGGAGGGGTTGGACCTCATTTCCTACGGCCCCGCCGGGCTGCCCCAGGGCGAGGCCGACGGCCTGGTGCTGTGGCTCGCCACTGCCGAGCAGCGCGGCGAGTTGCTGCGCTGGCCGGGCCTGAAATGGGTGCTGACCCTGACGGCGGGCATCGACCACGTGGCGGGGGCGCTGGCGCCGGACGTGACCCTCTACAACGCCCACCGCCTGCACGACCACGCGGTCGCCGTCCATGCGGCCGCCGGGATGCTCGCCGCCGCGCGCGGCCTGCACCACTTCCGCGACGCCCAGCACCGGGGGGAGTGGCGGCCCCGCCGCGACCTGAGCACGCTGGACGGGGCGCGGGTCGTGATCTGGGGATACGGGCATATCGGCCGGATTCTGGAAAGCCTGCTCGCGCCTTTCGGCGTCCGGGTCACGGGCATCCGGTCCAGCACCCCGCAGGCCGAGCGGGACGAGGCGCTGGCGGAGGCCGACTGGGTGGTCTTGCTGCTGCCGAACACGCCGCAGACGCGCGGCATCGTGGGCGCGGAAGTCCTCGCCCGCCTCAAACCCGGTGCCTGGCTGAGCAACCAGGGACGCGGCTCTCTGGTACAGCCGGAAGCGCTGCTCGCTGCCCTCGATTCCGGCCACCTCGGGGGCGCGGTCCTCGACGTGACCGACCCCGAGCCGCTGCCGCCGGGGCACCCGCTGTGGAGCCGCGAGAACGTGATCCTCACCCCGCATATCGCCAGCACGACCGCCGACCTCGTGCAGCGCGGGGCCGAGTACACGCGGGCCTTTCTGGAGGAGCTGAGGGCCGGGCGGGAGCCGCAGGGGCGGGTGGCGCGCGGGCGCGGGTACTGA
- a CDS encoding ABC transporter ATP-binding protein, whose translation MPLLEIENLSVNYGAIQAVRGLSLTVEEGEVVTLIGANGAGKTTTLRAVSRLLRPRAGRIVFAGRDLSRAAPDEAVRLGIAQSPEGRQVLARQSIQDNLELGAYTRRDPAGVRADIAEMYDRFPRLGERRTQLAGTLSGGEQQMLAIARALMSRPRLLLLDEPSLGLAPLIVREIFDIIRTLNESGTTILLVEQNARLAMSRSHRTYVLEAGQMTFFGESAELISDERVLHAYLGG comes from the coding sequence ATGCCGCTGCTGGAGATCGAGAACCTCAGCGTGAACTACGGCGCGATTCAGGCGGTGCGCGGCCTGAGCCTGACCGTCGAGGAGGGCGAGGTCGTCACCCTGATCGGCGCGAACGGGGCGGGCAAGACGACCACCCTGCGCGCGGTGTCGCGCCTGCTGCGGCCTAGAGCGGGCCGGATCGTGTTCGCGGGCCGTGACCTGTCGCGCGCCGCCCCCGACGAGGCGGTGCGGCTGGGCATCGCGCAGAGTCCGGAAGGGCGGCAGGTGCTCGCCCGCCAGAGCATCCAGGACAATCTGGAACTGGGCGCCTACACCCGGCGCGACCCGGCGGGAGTCCGCGCCGACATCGCCGAGATGTACGACCGCTTTCCCCGTCTGGGCGAGCGGCGCACCCAGCTCGCGGGCACCCTGTCCGGCGGCGAGCAGCAGATGCTCGCCATCGCCCGCGCGCTGATGAGCCGCCCCCGCCTGCTGCTGCTCGACGAGCCGTCGTTGGGGCTGGCTCCCCTGATCGTGCGCGAGATCTTCGACATCATCCGCACCCTCAACGAATCGGGCACGACCATCCTGCTGGTCGAGCAAAATGCCCGCCTCGCCATGAGCCGCAGCCACCGCACCTACGTGCTGGAGGCCGGGCAGATGACGTTTTTCGGGGAGAGCGCCGAACTTATCAGCGACGAGCGGGTGCTGCACGCGTACCTGGGGGGGTAG
- a CDS encoding ABC transporter ATP-binding protein — translation MTATLTERATVLEARGLTRRFGGLIAVNDVSFDVQGGEIFGLIGPNGAGKTTLFNLMTGLTPPSAGTLTYRDQRVTGLAPHRVAALGISRTFQNIRLFRALSALENVKIAQHVRTGAGLWAGVFGTARAEEARVEERAWALLDLVGLADRAGESAGNFSYGDQRRLEIARALATEPRVLLLDEPAAGMNTAEKGQLTSFIREVRDRFDLTVLVIEHHVPLVMNLCDRVAVLNFGQLIAVGDPADVQRDPRVIEAYLGGE, via the coding sequence ATGACCGCCACCCTCACCGAGCGGGCGACCGTGCTCGAAGCGCGTGGCCTGACCCGGCGTTTCGGCGGCCTGATCGCCGTGAACGACGTCTCGTTCGACGTGCAGGGGGGCGAGATTTTCGGACTGATCGGGCCAAACGGGGCGGGCAAGACGACCCTCTTTAACCTGATGACCGGCCTGACGCCGCCGAGCGCGGGCACGCTGACCTACCGGGACCAGCGGGTGACGGGCCTGGCGCCGCACCGGGTCGCCGCGCTGGGGATCAGCCGCACCTTCCAGAACATCCGGCTGTTCCGGGCGCTCTCGGCGCTGGAGAACGTGAAGATCGCCCAGCACGTCCGCACGGGCGCGGGGTTGTGGGCGGGCGTGTTCGGCACCGCGCGGGCCGAGGAGGCGCGGGTGGAGGAGCGGGCCTGGGCGCTGCTCGACCTGGTGGGGCTGGCGGACCGGGCGGGCGAGAGCGCCGGGAACTTCAGCTACGGCGACCAGCGGCGGCTGGAGATCGCCCGCGCCCTGGCGACCGAGCCGCGCGTGCTGCTGCTCGACGAACCCGCCGCCGGGATGAACACCGCCGAGAAGGGCCAGCTCACCAGCTTTATCCGCGAGGTGCGGGACCGCTTCGACCTCACCGTGCTGGTGATCGAGCACCACGTTCCGCTGGTGATGAACCTGTGCGACCGGGTGGCGGTGCTGAACTTCGGGCAACTGATCGCGGTGGGGGACCCGGCGGACGTGCAGCGTGACCCCCGGGTGATCGAAGCGTACCTGGGAGGCGAATGA